A window from Drosophila yakuba strain Tai18E2 chromosome 3L, Prin_Dyak_Tai18E2_2.1, whole genome shotgun sequence encodes these proteins:
- the LOC6539536 gene encoding inositol monophosphatase 2 isoform X1, translating to MAASMSQVEELYDFIHPLAVRAGEILLEGYQNAGKAVALKDGEFYNVVTAYDNQIEEFLMEKILARYPDHKFIGEEDTHKNNNVTKELTDAPTWIIDPIDGTSNFIKQIPHVSVSIGLSIKKQIVLGVVNNPAQNKLYTAKLGQGAFCNGKPIHVSSCEHLNDANVAYEVCLLHAPKIRNKHIKRIYHVGSNARRLLAYSAVVDSLCMVAAGNLDAFHIEDMYPWDCAAGYLLIREAGGVVTHPYGGPFDIMKPDLICAGTDTLRAEIDHLIRKADQEKHVGAE from the exons ATGGCAGCCAGTATGTCCCAAGTCGAGGAGCTGTACGACTTTATACACCCGCTTGCAGTGAGAGCTGGGGAAATCCTGCTAGAGGGCTACCAAAATGCTGGCAAGGCGGTGGCCCTCAAGGACGGCGAATTCTACAATGTAGTCACTGCCTATGATAACCAGATAGAGGAGTTTCTCATGGAGAAGATACTGGCGCGCTACCCGGATCACAAATTCATTGGAGAGGAGGACACCCACAAGAATAACAATGTGACCAAAGAGCTAACGGATGCTCCTACTTGGATCATAGATCCCATCGATGGGACCTCAAACTTCATCAAACAAATTCCACATGTATCGGTTTCGATTGGATTGTCCATTAAAAAACAGATCGTGTTAGGCGTAGTTAACAATCCCGCACAGAATAAGCTATATACCGCGAAGTTGGGCCAGGGCGCCTTTTGCAATGGAAAACCCATTCATGTGAGCAGCTGTGAACATCTGAACGACGCCAATGTGGCATACGAGGTTTGCTTGCTGCACGCTCCAAAGATCCGGAACAAGCACATCAAAAGAATCTACCATGTGGGATCTAATGCCAGAAG ACTCCTGGCCTATTCAGCTGTGGTGGATTCCCTATGCATGGTGGCCGCTGGCAACTTGGATGCCTTTCACATTGAAGACATGTATCCCTGGGATTGTGCAGCTGGCTATTTGCTTATCCGTGAGGCCGGCGGAGTTGTCACCCATCCGTACGGTGGTCCCTTCGATATCATGAAGCCAGATCTTATTTGCGCCGGAACGGACACATTGAGAGCTGAGATAGATCATCTCATTCGGAAGGCTGATCAGGAGAAGCATGTGGGTGCAGAGTAA
- the LOC6539536 gene encoding inositol monophosphatase ttx-7 isoform X2 yields MEKILARYPDHKFIGEEDTHKNNNVTKELTDAPTWIIDPIDGTSNFIKQIPHVSVSIGLSIKKQIVLGVVNNPAQNKLYTAKLGQGAFCNGKPIHVSSCEHLNDANVAYEVCLLHAPKIRNKHIKRIYHVGSNARRLLAYSAVVDSLCMVAAGNLDAFHIEDMYPWDCAAGYLLIREAGGVVTHPYGGPFDIMKPDLICAGTDTLRAEIDHLIRKADQEKHVGAE; encoded by the exons ATGGAGAAGATACTGGCGCGCTACCCGGATCACAAATTCATTGGAGAGGAGGACACCCACAAGAATAACAATGTGACCAAAGAGCTAACGGATGCTCCTACTTGGATCATAGATCCCATCGATGGGACCTCAAACTTCATCAAACAAATTCCACATGTATCGGTTTCGATTGGATTGTCCATTAAAAAACAGATCGTGTTAGGCGTAGTTAACAATCCCGCACAGAATAAGCTATATACCGCGAAGTTGGGCCAGGGCGCCTTTTGCAATGGAAAACCCATTCATGTGAGCAGCTGTGAACATCTGAACGACGCCAATGTGGCATACGAGGTTTGCTTGCTGCACGCTCCAAAGATCCGGAACAAGCACATCAAAAGAATCTACCATGTGGGATCTAATGCCAGAAG ACTCCTGGCCTATTCAGCTGTGGTGGATTCCCTATGCATGGTGGCCGCTGGCAACTTGGATGCCTTTCACATTGAAGACATGTATCCCTGGGATTGTGCAGCTGGCTATTTGCTTATCCGTGAGGCCGGCGGAGTTGTCACCCATCCGTACGGTGGTCCCTTCGATATCATGAAGCCAGATCTTATTTGCGCCGGAACGGACACATTGAGAGCTGAGATAGATCATCTCATTCGGAAGGCTGATCAGGAGAAGCATGTGGGTGCAGAGTAA
- the LOC6539535 gene encoding inositol monophosphatase 2 yields the protein MSSAVSESKLKEYYDVALKLVLKCGPLMQEGYQKAKTDYKVKADFYDLVTVYDKQIEDILTEGLVAAFPESLIIGEEESAASQRQAELTDAPTWIIDPIDGTTNFIHRIPHCCISVGLAINKELVVGIIYNPPANELFSAYKGHGAYLNGEPIHTSKVTTTKQAVIAYEISLIHAAGVRDKNVKRLYKMASNATGTRCFGSAALTLCYVATGQCDAYHVEDLKPWDIAAGAIILTEAGGTVCHTSGSKFDVMKPDCVCASTPELAKNVISLIEEASQITEYTFK from the exons ATGAGTTCCGCGGTCAGCGAGTCCAAGCTCAAGGAGTACTACGATGTGGCCCTGAAACTGGTCCTCAAGTGCGGGCCTCTGATGCAGGAGGGCTACCAGAAGGCCAAGACGGACTACAAGGTCAAGGCGGACTTTTACGACCTGGTCACCGTGTACGACAAGCAAATCGAGGATATTTTGACCGAGGGATTGGTGGCCGCCTTTCCCGAATCCCTGATTATTGGCGAGGAGGAGTCGGCAGCTTCACAGCGCCAGGCGGAGCTGACCGATGCGCCCACTTGGATCATAGATCCCATCGACGGCACCACCAACTTCATCCACCGCATTCCACACTGCTGCATTTCCGTGGGCTTGGCCATCAACAAGGAGCTGGTGGTGGGCATTATCTACAATCCGCCGGCGAATGAACTGTTCTCCGCCTACAAGGGACATGGAGCCTATCTGAATGGCGAACCCATCCACACATCCAAAGTGACGACG ACCAAGCAAGCAGTGATTGCCTACGAAATCTCGCTGATCCACGCAGCCGGAGTGAGGGACAAGAATGTGAAGCGACTGTACAAGATGGCATCGAATGCCACGGGAACCCGGTGTTTTGGAAGTGCCGCCCTAACCCTGTGCTACGTGGCCACGGGTCAGTGCGATGCCTATCATGTGGAGGACCTGAAACCCTGGGACATAGCTGCCGGAGCCATCATTCTGACCGAAGCCGGGGGCACTGTATGCCACACCAGCGGATCCAAATTCGACGTGATGAAACCGGATTGCGTGTGCGCCTCCACGCCGGAGTTGGCCAAGAATGTGATTAGCCTTATCGAAGAGGCCAGTCAGATTACGGAGTACACATTCAAGTAA
- the LOC6539538 gene encoding inositol monophosphatase 3 produces the protein MSYRVSEEKLEEYYQVSLDLVRKCGQLFLEGFQKPKPEYEIKTAFYDLVTVYDKQIEATLTDGLLKAFPESKIIGEEAMANKTQVELTDAPTWIIDPIDGTNNYVQKIPHCCVSVGLAINKELVLGIVYNPPANELYSAWQGHGAFLNGQPIEVSNAKKVNQAVVGYEISLIVMPKGRDKNVKRLYKLASNATGTRSFGSAALTLCYIAAGRCDAYHVENLKPWDLAGGAVILREAGGCVYNISGERFDVMKPDCVCTSSEELAKDVIKLIEAADQITGYTFK, from the exons ATGAGTTACCGGGTCAGCGAGGAAAAACTTGAAGAATACTACCAGGTATCCCTGGATCTGGTCAGGAAGTGCGGTCAGCTTTTCTTGGAGGGTTTTCAGAAACCAAAGCCCGAATACGAAATCAAGACAGCATTCTATGACTTGGTCACCGTGTACGACAAGCAAATAGAAGCCACTCTTACAGATGGATTGCTAAAGGCGTTCCCGGAATCCAAAATAATAGGGGAAGAAGCTATGGCAAACAAGACCCAGGTCGAGTTGACGGATGCCCCCACGTGGATCATAGATCCCATTGATGGCACCAACAACTACGTGCAAAAGATTCCCCATTGCTGTGTTTCCGTGGGTTTGGCCATAAACAAAGAGCTGGTGCTGGGGATTGTCTATAATCCACCTGCAAATGAATTGTATTCAGCTTGGCAAGGTCACGGAGCTTTTTTAAATGGGCAACCTATTGAGGTTTCTAACGCTAAAAAG GTGAACCAAGCAGTGGTGGGCTATGAGATCTCCCTAATCGTGATGCCCAAGGGGCGGGACAAGAACGTGAAGCGTCTCTACAAGTTGGCCTCGAATGCCACAGG CACTCGCAGCTTTGGAAGTGCAGCTCTCACGCTCTGCTACATAGCCGCCGGCAGATGTGACGCCTATCATGTGGAGAATCTTAAGCCCTGGGATCTGGCAGGCGGTGCGGTAATCCTCAGGGAAGCCGGCGGATGCGTTTACAACATCAGCGGAGAGAGATTTGATGTGATGAAACCCGATTGTGTGTGCACCAGCTCTGAAGAATTGGCCAAAGATGTAATCAAATTAATAGAAGCAGCTGACCAAATTACTGGCtatacttttaaataa
- the LOC6539533 gene encoding inositol monophosphatase 3: MAEVRQADIEELYNFIHPLAIEAGEILVEGYEMASKNVSIKGDFYDVVTDYDNKIEDFLMEKILARYPEHKFIGEEATAKNNNVSGELTDAPTWIIDPIDGTSNFIKQIPHVCVSIGLAINKQIVVGVINNPVQKKLFTTKLGQGAFCNGKPIHVSSCESVKDANVAYEVSLLHVHSVANKHIKRIYHMGLNARRLVAYSCVVDELCMVAAGNLDAFYIEDMYPWDCAAGSLLVKEAGGVVTHPFGGPFDIMKPDLICAGTEKLRKEIEDLLRKGDQEESVGGKPVQK; encoded by the exons ATGGCAGAAGTAAGACAAGCGGATATCGAGGAGTTGTATAACTTTATCCATCCCCTTGCCATCGAAGCCGGTGAGATCCTCGTGGAGGGCTACGAGATGGCCAGTAAAAACGTCTCCATCAAAGGCGATTTCTACGACGTGGTTACCGACTACGACAACAAGATCGAGGACTTCTTAATGGAGAAGATTTTGGCCAGGTACCCGGAACACAAGTTCATCGGTGAAGAGGCGACGGCCAAGAACAACAACGTGTCCGGGGAGCTGACGGATGCTCCAACCTGGATCATAGATCCCATCGATGGTACTTCTAACTTTATCAAACAGATTCCACACGTTTGCGTCTCAATCGGTTTGGCgatcaacaaacaaatcgtgGTGGGGGTGATCAACAATCCTGTTCAGAAAAAGCTCTTCACAACGAAACTGGGTCAAGGCGCCTTTTGCAATGGCAAACCCATCCATGTAAGCAGCTGCGAGAGCGTTAAGGATGCCAATGTGGCCTACGAAGTGTCCCTGCTGCATGTCCATTCGGTGGCGAACAAACACATTAAAAGGATCTACCACATGGGACTAAATGCCAGGCG ACTTGTGGCCTACTCTTGTGTGGTGGATGAGCTGTGCATGGTGGCCGCTGGCAATCTGGATGCCTTCTACATTGAGGACATGTATCCCTGGGACTGTGCCGCCGGTTCCCTGCTGGTTAAGGAGGCGGGAGGCGTGGTAACACACCCCTTTGGCGGACCATTTGACATTATGAAGCCGGATCTAATCTGCGCCGGCACGGAAAAGTTGCGCAAGGAAATCGAAGACCTTTTGCGCAAGGGAGACCAGGAGGAGTCCGTAGGAGGGAAGCCGGTGCAGAAGTAA
- the LOC6539531 gene encoding ADP-ribosylation factor-like protein 1: MGGVLSYFRGLLGSREMRILILGLDGAGKTTILYRLQVGEVVTTIPTIGFNVEQVTYKNLKFQVWDLGGQTSIRPYWRCYYSNTDAIIYVVDSADRDRIGISKDELLYMLREEELAGAILVVLANKQDMDGCMTVAEVHHALGLENLKNRTFQIFKTSATKGEGLDQAMDWLSNTLQSRK; encoded by the exons ATGG GTGGGGTGCTCAGCTACTTTCGCGGACTGCTCGGCTCCCGGGAGATGCGCATCTTGATCCTGGGTCTGGACGGCGCCGGCAAGACCACGATCCTCTACAGACTGCAGGTGGGCGAGGTGGTTACCACGATACCCACCATCGGCTTCAACGTGGAGCAAGTCACCTATAAGAACCTCAAGTTCCAGGTCTGGGATTTGGGCGGCCAGACAAGTATTAG ACCTTATTGGCGTTGCTACTACAGCAACACAGACGCCATCATCTACGTGGTGGACTCAGCGGACCGGGACCGCATTGGTATCTCCAAGGACGAGCTGCTGTACATGCTGCGGGAGGAGGAGTTGGCCGGCGCGATACTGGTCGTCCTGGCGAACAAGCAGGACATGGACGGATGCATGACCGTCGCGGAAGTCCATCACGCGTTAGGGCTGGAGAACCTTAAGAACCGCACATTTCAGATATTTAAAACGTCGGCCACCAAGGGCGAGGGACTCGACCAGGCCATGGACTGGCTGTCCAACACCCTGCAGAGTCGCAAGTAG
- the LOC6539530 gene encoding DNA polymerase delta catalytic subunit, which produces MDGKRKFNGTSNGHAKKPRNPDEDEEMGFEAELAAFENSEDMDQTLLMGDGPENQTTSERWSRPPPPELDPSKHNLEFQQLDVENYLGQPLPGMPGAQIGPVPVVRMFGVTMEGNSVCCHVHGFCPYFYIEAPRQFEEHHCEKLQKALDQKVIADIRNNKDNVQEAVLMVELVEKLNIHGYNGDKKQRYIKISVTLPRFVAAASRLLKKEVIMSEIDFQDCRAFENNIDFDIRFMVDTDVVGCNWIELPMGHWRIRNSHSKPLPESRCQIEVDVAFDRFISHEPEGEWSKVAPFRILSFDIECAGRKGIFPEAKMDPVIQIANMVIRQGEREPFIRNVFTLNQCAPIIGSQVLCHDKETQMLDKWSAFVREVDPDILTGYNINNFDFPYLINRAAHLKVKNFEYLGRIKNIRSVIKEQMLQSKQMGRRENQYVNFEGRVPFDLLFVLLRDYKLRSYTLNAVSYHFLQEQKEDVHHSIITDLQNGDEQTRRRLAMYCLKDAYLPLRLLEKLMAIVNYMEMARVTGVPLESLLTRGQQIKVLSQLLRKAKTKGFIMPSYTSQGSDEQYEGATVIEPKRGYYADPISTLDFASLYPSIMMAHNLCYTTLVLGGTREKLREQENLQDDQVERTPANNYFVKSEVRRGLLPEILESLLAARKRAKNDLKVETDPFKRKVLDGRQLALKISANSVYGFTGAQVGKLPCLEISGSVTAYGRTMIEMTKNEVESHYTQANGYENNAVVIYGDTDSVMVNFGVKTLERSMELGREAAELVSSKFVHPIKLEFEKVYYPYLLINKKRYAGLYFTRPDTYDKMDCKGIETVRRDNSPLVANLMNSCLQKLLIERDPDGAVAYVKQVIADLLCNRIDISHLVITKELAKTDYAAKQAHVELAAKMKKRDPGTAPKLGDRVPYVICAAAKNTPAYQKAEDPLYVLENSVPIDATYYLEQQLSKPLLRIFEPILGDNAESILLKGEHTRTRTVVTSKVGGLAGFMTKKTACLGCKSLMPKGYEQACLCPHCEPRMSELYQKEVGAKRELEETFSRLWTECQRCQESLHEEVICSNRDCPIFYMRQKVRMDLDNQEKRVMRFGLAEW; this is translated from the exons ATGGACGGCAAACGCAAGTTTAATGGAACCTCCAATGGGCATGCCAAGAAGCCCAG GAATCCCGATGAAGATGAGGAAATGGGCTTTGAGGCGGAACTGGCCGCGTTCGAGAACTCCGAGGATATGGACCAGACTCTGCTAATGGGTGATGGACCGGAGAACCAAACAACCAGCGAGCGTTGGTCCCGTCCACCGCCTCCAGAACTGGATCCCTCCAAGCACAACTTGGAATTTCAGCAGCTGGACGTGGAAAACTACTTGGGACAGCCGTTGCCGGGAATGCCAGGAGCCCAAATAGGACCTGTGCCTGTGGTCCGAATGTTTGGTGTCACTATGGAGGGTAACTCTGTGTGCTGCCATGTGCATGGCTTTTGTCCGTACTTCTACATAGAGGCGCCCAGGCAATTTGAGGAGCACCACTGTGAGAAACTACAAAAAGCCTTGGATCAGAAGGTTATTGCTGATATTCGCAACAACAAAGATAATGTCCAAGAGGCTGTGCTCATGGTGGAACTGGTGGAGAAGCTAAACATCCATGGATACAATGGAGACAAGAAGCAGAGGTACATCAAAATCTCGGTTACGCTGCCCAGATTTGTGGCTGCGGCTTCACGACTGCTCAAAAAGGAGGTTATCATGTCCGAGATTGACTTTCAGGATTGTCGCGCCTTTGAGAATAACATAGACTTTGACATTCGCTTCATGGTGGACACAGATGTGGTGGGCTGCAATTGGATTGAGCTTCCCATGGGTCACTGGCGAATAAGGAACAGTCATAGCAAACCATTGCCTGAATCCCGCTGCCAGATTGAAGTAGACGTTGCTTTCGACAGATTTATATCCCACGAGCCCGAGGGTGAATGGTCAAAGGTGGCTCCCTTCCGCATTCTCTCCTTCGATATTGAATGCGCTGGCCGCAAGGGAATCTTTCCGGAGGCCAAAATGGATCCAGTCATTCAAATAGCCAATATGGTGATCAGGCAGGGCGAGCGAGAGCCCTTCATAAGGAATGTATTTACCCTAAATCAGTGCGCTCCGATCATAGGCAGCCAGGTGTTGTGCCACGACAAGGAGACCCAGATGCTGGACAAGTGGTCTGCCTTTGTCCGGGAAGTTGACCCGGACATTTTGACCGGATATAATATCAACAACTTTGACTTCCCCTATTTGATTAATAGGGCAGCTCACTTAAAGGTCAAAAACTTCGAGTATTTGGGAAGGATTAAGAACATTCGTTCAGTGATCAAGGAACAGATGTTGCAGTCAAAGCAGATGGGTCGCAGGGAAAACCAGTATGTTAATTTTGAAGGTAGGGTTCCCTTCGATCTCCTCTTTGTCCTCCTCCGCGACTACAAACTTCGCTCGTATACTCTCAACGCTGTTAGCTATCACTTTCTGCAGGAGCAAAAGGAGGATGTGCATCATAGCATCATCACAGATCTTCAGAATGGAGACGAGCAGACCCGTCGTCGGCTGGCCATGTACTGTCTAAAGGATGCCTACTTACCGCTAAGATTGCTGGAGAAGCTAATGGCCATTGTTAACTACATGGAGATGGCGAGGGTAACGGGTGTGCCGCTGGAGTCCTTGCTTACCCGCGGACAACAGATCAAGGTTTTAAGTCAATTGCTGCGCaaggccaaaaccaagggaTTCATCATGCCGTCATACACCTCCCAAGGATCGGATGAACAGTATGAAGGAGCTACTGTGATTGAACCAAAAAGGGGTTACTATGCAGACCCCATTTCAACGCTGGATTTCGCCTCCCTATATCCAAGTATTATGATGGCGCATAACTTGTGCTACACCACCTTGGTTTTGGGTGGAACTCGTGAGAAGCTGCGGGAGCAGGAGAACCTACAGGACGATCAAGTGGAACGTACTCCTGCCAACAATTACTTTGTGAAGTCTGAGGTGCGCCGTGGTCTGCTTCCGGAAATTCTAGAATCCCTTTTGGCAGCCAGAAAGCGTGCCAAAAATGACCTAAAAGTCGAAACCGATCCGTTTAAAAGAAAGGTCCTGGATGGCAGACAGCTGGCGCTAAAGATTTCGGCTAATTCCGTGTACGGATTCACTGGCGCACAGGTGGGAAAGTTGCCATGCTTAGAGATCTCGGGCAGCGTCACCGCCTACGGACGTACCATGATTGAGATGACCAAAAACGAAGTGGAATCCCACTACACCCAGGCCAATGGTTACGAGAACAATGCAGTGGTCATCTACGGCGACACAGATTCTGTGATGGTTAATTTCGGAGTAAAAACTCTGGAGCGCAGCATGGAACTGGGACGCGAGGCTGCGGAACTAGTCAGCTCAAAGTTCGTGCATCCTATCAAATTGGAATTCGAGAAAGTTTACTATCCCTACCTTCTCATTAACAAAAAACGTTATGCGGGATTGTATTTCACGCGTCCAGATACCTACGATAAAATGGATTGCAAGGGCATTGAAACCGTGAGGAGAGATAACTCACCCCTGGTGGCCAACCTAATGAACTCCTGCCTGCAGAAATTACTCATCGAGAGGGATCCCGATGGTGCGGTTGCCTATGTAAAACAAGTAATAGCCGATCTTCTCTGCAACCGCATCGATATTTCCCACTTGGTCATAACTAAAgagttggccaaaacggaCTACGCTGCAAAACAGGCGCACGTTGAGCTGGCCGCCAAGATGAAGAAAAGAGATCCCGGTACGGCGCCCAAACTTGGAGATCGAGTTCCCTATGTGATCTGTGCGGCAGCTAAAAACACACCTGCTTACCAAAAGGCAGAGGATCCGCTGTATGTGCTAGAAAACAGCGTGCCCATCGATGCCACCTACTACCTGGAACAGCAGCTGTCCAAACCGCTGCTAAGGATCTTTGAACCTATTTTGGGAGACAATGCCGAGTCCATTTTGTTAAAGGGAGAACACACGCGCACACGAACTGTGGTAACATCCAAAGTAGGCGGACTAGCTGGTTTTATGACCAAGAAAACAGCATGTTTGGGTTGCAAATCCCTGATGCCCAAGGGTTACGAACAGGCCTGTCTGTGCCCGCACTGCGAGCCACGAATGAGTGAGCTCTATCAGAAGGAGGTGGGTGCGAAGAGGGAACTGGAGGAGACCTTCTCCCGCCTGTGGACCGAGTGCCAGCGGTGCCAGGAATCCTTGCACGAGGAGGTGATCTGCTCCAACAGAGATTGTCCCATATTCTACATGCGACAGAAGGTTCGCATGGATCTAGACAATCAGGAGAAACGGGTGATGCGATTCGGCCTGGCCGAGTGGTAA
- the LOC6539529 gene encoding palmitoyltransferase Hip14 has protein sequence MYQSACQAATTGSCVPGAGQQPDNERQSALIAQQPPTAPVEPDYSGFDIVKATQYGAIARVRELVESGWDVNQPDSETVTLLHWAAINNRRDIIRYFLEKGATVDAVGGELNATPLHWATRQGHLGAVVLLMAAGADPRIRDAEGCSCIHIAAQFAHTALVAYFIAKGVDPDLQDRGGMTALMWAAWKVCALDPVRLLLTLGANPAMVDYTHGNTALHWAILARNATAISTLVLKSKASLDVPNLRGETPLSMLESQTGAIWIGAKVMDRVKEAALTSQQRRSLLSKLRHDKRLRWWSMVACPFTAFYLAGIVFTVNTLYIIKFFLLGCLYAIFHTIGKALFDEHLMALLPLSVYLATKAWFYVTWLMYIDDAVSLTATVCFLISSLLLWVCFLKSWKGDPGIIRPTREQRFKTIIELSERGGIGFEPASFCSGCLVRRPIRSKHCSVCDRCVARFDHHCPWVGNCIGLKNHSYFMGFLWMLLIMCAWMLYGGSKYYVNQCNVRFDDFLGAMRAIGNCDAWVGWVMGNAMLHMSWVILLTICQTYQVICLGMTTNERMNRGRYRHFQAKGGHSPFTRGPIQNLVDFLECSCFGLVQPKRVDWMNYYDYDAQTHQTIEKEPLLSVDCPDGMAGDHQYV, from the exons ATGTACCAGAGTGCCTGCCAGGCGGCCACCACGGGCTCCTGTGTCCCGGGAGCTGGTCAGCAGCCGGACAACGAGCGACAGTCGGCGCTGATCGCCCAACAACCCCCCACCGCGCCTGTGGAGCCTGACTACAGTGGCTTCGATATCGTTAAGGCGACCCAGTATGGGGCCATTGCCCGGGTCCGGGAGCTGGTCGAGTCAGGCTGGGATGTTAATCAGCCGGACAGCGAAACGGTCACCCTGCTTCATTGGGCGGCCATCAACAATCGAAGGGACATTATCCGGTACTTCCTCGAGAAGGGCGCCACCGTGGATGCTGTTGGAGGCGAACTTAATGCCACGCCCCTGCACTGGGCTACGCGACAGGGACATCTTGGTGCCGTCGTTCTGCTAATGGCCGCCGGTGCAGATCCTAGAATCAGGGATGCGGAGGGCTGCTCCTGCATACACATCGCCGCCCAGTTCGCGCACACTGCTCTAGTGGCCTACTTCATAGCTAAAGGCGTGGACCCGGATCTCCAGGATCGAGGCGGAATGACAGCGCTGATGTGGGCAGCATGGAAG GTTTGCGCACTGGATCCCGTGCGCTTGCTGCTGACCCTCGGAGCGAATCCCGCCATGGTTGATTACACACATGGCAACACGGCGCTGCATTGGGCTATCCTGGCCCGCAATGCTACGGCCATTTCCACACTCGTGCTCAAGTCGAAGGCCTCGCTGGATGTGCCCAATCTGCGGGGCGAAACGCCGTTATCCATGCTGGAATCCCAGACAGGAGCCATTTGGATAGGGGCGAAGGTGATGGACCGCGTGAAAGAAGCGGCACTCACCTCGCAGCAAAGGCGGTCGCTGCTCTCCAAGCTGCGGCATGACAAACGCCTGAGGTGGTGGTCTATGGTGGCCTGCCCCTTTACCGCTTTCTATCTGGCTGGCATCGTATTCACCGTAAACACGCTGTACATTATTAAGTTTTTCCTGCTTGGCTGCTTGTATGCCATATTCCACACGATCGGCAAGGCATTGTTCGATGAGCACCTGATGGCCCTGCTGCCGCTGAGTGTTTACCTGGCCACCAAGGCATGGTTCTATGTCACCTGGCTGATGTATATCGACGATGCCGTCTCGCTTACGGCCACCGTTTGCTTCCTGATCTCCTCGCTGTTATTGTGGGTGTGCTTCCTCAAGTCATGGAAGGGAGATCCTGGTATTATTCGGCCTACCAGAGAGCAGCGATTTAAG ACCATCATTGAGCTGTCGGAGCGGGGTGGAATCGGCTTTGAGCCCGCCTCTTTCTGCTCTGGCTGCTTGGTGCGCCGGCCCATCCGCTCCAAGCACTGCTCCGTGTGTGATCGCTGTGTAGCGAGGTTTGATCACCATTGCCCCTGGGTGGGCAACTGCATCGGGTTGAAGAACCACAGTTACTTTATGGGATTCCTCTGGATGCTGCTGATTATGTGCGCCTGGATGCTGTATGGAGGCTCCAAGTACTACGTTAATCAGTGTAATGTTCGATTCGATG ACTTTCTTGGTGCCATGCGGGCCATTGGCAACTGCGATGCCTGGGTGGGCTGGGTAATGGGTAACGCCATGCTACACATGTCCTGGGTGATCCTGTTGACGATCTGCCAGACATATCAGGTGATTTGCTTGGGCATGACCACCAATGAGCGCATGAACCGGGGACGGTACCGCCACTTCCAAGCTAAGGGCGGCCACAGTCCGTTCACACGTGGGCCCATTCAGAACCTTGTGGACTTTCTCGAGTGCAGCTGCTTCGGATTGGTACAGCCCAAGCGGGTGGACTGGATGAACTACTACGATTACGATGCGCAAACGCATCAGACCATCGAGAAGGAGCCGTTGCTGAGCGTGGACTGCCCAGATGGGATGGCTGGCGACCACCAGTATGTGTAG